A genome region from Dolichospermum compactum NIES-806 includes the following:
- a CDS encoding permease produces MNQLNNGFTIFLSLLVEAMPFLLLGVFLSSLLLLFVDESKLVEKMPKNPLLGALFGSMIGFLFPVCECGNVPVARRLLMQGVPTPVAIGFLLAAPTINPIVIWSTWTAFRDQPEIVVLRVVFSLAIATIIGFIFSFQPDLVPFLQPAIARYLKFNPPAPPKTNRRGQKSQLQPQTNTPSLLQSGTYILGGRTGASQRIDNNYSEVAAISNLSKPLSEKLRSLLDNIVQELRELGGVMVLGSAIAAATQVLAPRDLILSLGAGPISSILAMLVLAAVVSICSTVDAFFALSFASTFTSGSLLAFLVFGPMIDIKGIGLMLSIFKPKALIYLFFLAGQLTLLFTLFLNLHVI; encoded by the coding sequence ATGAATCAACTGAACAATGGTTTTACAATATTTCTCAGTCTACTAGTGGAGGCGATGCCATTTTTACTGCTGGGTGTGTTCTTATCCAGTCTATTACTATTATTTGTTGATGAAAGTAAATTGGTGGAGAAAATGCCCAAAAATCCCCTATTGGGGGCTTTATTTGGCAGTATGATTGGCTTTTTGTTTCCAGTTTGTGAGTGTGGTAATGTGCCTGTGGCACGACGGTTATTGATGCAGGGAGTACCCACACCAGTAGCAATTGGCTTTTTATTAGCAGCGCCAACAATTAACCCCATTGTAATTTGGTCAACTTGGACGGCATTCCGTGATCAACCGGAAATAGTAGTGTTAAGAGTGGTATTTTCCCTGGCTATTGCGACTATTATTGGTTTTATCTTCAGTTTTCAACCAGATTTAGTTCCTTTTCTCCAGCCAGCGATCGCCCGCTATCTCAAATTTAACCCCCCAGCACCACCAAAAACAAACCGTAGGGGACAAAAATCTCAATTACAACCCCAAACTAATACACCGAGTTTATTGCAATCGGGAACATATATCCTCGGCGGCAGAACAGGAGCATCACAACGCATAGACAATAATTACAGTGAAGTTGCGGCAATTTCTAACCTCAGTAAACCCTTATCAGAGAAACTCCGCTCCCTCTTAGATAATATTGTCCAAGAACTCCGGGAATTAGGGGGAGTCATGGTATTAGGAAGTGCGATCGCTGCCGCTACCCAAGTTTTAGCCCCCCGTGACTTGATTCTTAGTCTTGGGGCTGGACCAATTAGCTCGATTTTAGCCATGCTAGTATTAGCAGCAGTTGTATCAATATGCTCTACAGTTGATGCCTTTTTTGCCCTGTCTTTTGCTTCCACTTTTACTAGCGGGTCATTGTTAGCATTTTTAGTATTTGGACCGATGATTGATATTAAAGGTATTGGTTTGATGCTATCAATTTTTAAGCCCAAAGCTCTGATCTATCTATTTTTCTTAGCTGGACAATTGACGCTCTTATTCACCTTATTTCTGAATCTACACGTGATCTAA
- a CDS encoding S1 family peptidase, producing MNPLNQILKNNSSIFSVAVTMFVFIAALTPANAGKIEDTAEQTTVQINNNIIPPGGSGVIINKQGKIYTVLTANHVVCDAIQGRKTVICSTDITYTIRTHNGKDYPIKDRQILQKNENDPDLAIVTFESPENYPVAALGNSEEVKIGAEITVTGFPSIFRNKGRNRTYTVTPGKVVTFNPGADNGYRLVYNATTFIGNSGGPVFDIYGRVIGIHGLADADGGDDNDSGQSETRVRRKPITPVKKPGIGQQETREGVKPAVTPAKKPGIGQQETGTSTQQKTGFNAAIPINIFYSLTGRKPPTGGVNPPILPPKPVSPTNSVPVRPPKYIAPTQPVNVCPGYSC from the coding sequence ATGAATCCACTTAACCAAATACTGAAAAATAATTCTTCTATTTTTTCAGTTGCGGTGACAATGTTTGTATTTATTGCCGCATTAACGCCCGCAAATGCGGGAAAAATTGAGGACACTGCCGAACAAACTACAGTACAAATTAATAATAATATTATCCCGCCCGGAGGTTCAGGTGTAATTATTAATAAGCAAGGAAAAATTTACACGGTTTTAACAGCTAATCATGTTGTCTGTGATGCGATACAGGGACGCAAAACAGTTATTTGTTCCACAGATATTACCTACACAATTCGTACTCACAATGGCAAAGATTATCCCATTAAAGACCGTCAAATATTACAGAAAAATGAGAATGACCCAGATTTAGCCATAGTTACTTTTGAATCCCCGGAAAATTATCCCGTCGCGGCTTTAGGGAATTCCGAAGAGGTAAAAATTGGGGCAGAGATTACAGTAACCGGATTTCCCAGTATTTTTCGTAATAAAGGCAGGAATAGAACATATACTGTCACACCAGGTAAGGTAGTCACTTTCAATCCTGGAGCGGATAACGGTTACAGATTGGTATACAATGCCACTACCTTTATTGGTAATAGTGGGGGACCTGTATTTGATATTTATGGTAGAGTTATCGGTATTCACGGACTGGCAGATGCAGATGGCGGAGATGACAATGATTCTGGTCAGTCAGAAACAAGAGTCAGACGAAAACCAATCACACCCGTGAAAAAGCCAGGAATTGGACAACAGGAAACAAGAGAAGGAGTAAAACCAGCAGTCACACCTGCGAAAAAGCCAGGAATTGGACAACAGGAAACCGGAACATCCACGCAGCAAAAAACAGGATTTAATGCGGCAATTCCTATTAACATCTTTTACTCTCTAACCGGGCGGAAACCGCCTACAGGGGGTGTAAATCCACCTATACTGCCGCCTAAACCAGTATCACCAACTAATAGTGTTCCCGTAAGACCTCCTAAATATATAGCACCAACCCAGCCAGTAAATGTTTGCCCCGGTTATAGCTGTTAA